The Vigna unguiculata cultivar IT97K-499-35 chromosome 1, ASM411807v1, whole genome shotgun sequence nucleotide sequence agaagcctgcagtcagaatgccgcaaaagtgtaaggatccaggtatgttagatttaggagcttccattaatgtaatgcctttatcagtttttacttcacttcatcttggacctcttaagtctactggtgtggtcattcaattggccaaccatagcacagttaaccctgcaggtgtgctagaagatgtgcttgtccgtgtggacaagttaatttttcctgcagatttctacatcttgaacatgaaggatgatgaaggaatgagttcaaccagaATTATCTtaggaagaccattcatgatgacaacaCGTTCCAAGATAGATGTGCATACAGGATCCTTAattatggagataggagatgagaaggtgcagttcaacgtgctagaagccatgaagcacccgactgaagaccattctttgttttgtattgatttattgagtaatgtagtgaacaattatgcttttgcacttttggacgttttatctggtttttcttcttctctggatttttgtttttcgaatatttcgggctcgattttagacgaaagaggaaattataaaacaagtgatattgaggacgcggtgtcattATATGATACCTTTGTGGCGTCCGAGTTTGATGCTAAGGTGGCTAAAATttccttaggcagtaaaatgttgccatctgtagAACAACCACCccctttggagttgaaacctttaccatctcatttgaaatatgcttatcttgagagggatgggaaactccctattagttattatatctgccttgcttactgatgagcaggaacaaaagctattgcaggttatcaaaaaTCACAAgagagcaataggctggactttggcagatatcctggtattagtccttctttctgcatgcacagaataccttggaggaggatgctaagccagtaaggaAACCTCAGAGGAGATTGAATCCttagctgatggaggttgtgaagaaggaaGTCACTAAGTTGCTACAAGctggtattatatatcctatttctgattGCACTTGGGTGAGTCTTGTACATGtagtccccaagaaatctggtaTCActgtggtcaagaatgagaagaacaaGTTGATTCTTACTCGTGTTCTGAATAgttggagggtctgtattgattatagaaaaaGCACCGACAGTAGCGGAAGCCATAACCACCACTGCGAAGACGAAACAACACCAGATTTTGCACTTCACCTGGTCGGAGAAGAAGACCCTACTAGAAAACGCACCAGCTGCCGTCAGCCGTGCAGCTACCAAGGGAAAAGAGTGTGagagcaaaccctaattctgaaGAGAGACTCTATGCGCCAcatgtcagcatctgatagggcagtcaaactggtcaactggtcaaaactagtcaaatctggtcaatttctagtcaattttgtaaaaatgattaaataagaagggcagaattggaaattggacagaaattaagttgctaattaattaaataaaaataaaagattttaagcaaccgaaagataaagcccaaagtccagttgaagcctatataaagagacttaagggagcataAAGGAGACGACTTAGACACTTagcaactctctggttttgCCAAACACCGtcatccaccacatctctcattcttcctttcactttattttctttccttcatcatattatcatgtattccatcaaagccatggagggctaagcttttagtctgattccactgtaatttcttaactggattctgaggttggatgaattaatttatttgttcttttgattattgttgtggtttttgtttatctatgtcctttgtttcttaattgaatagaaaataatgatttttaaatctacacgcatgctaatcatatgagttaaaaggtttttaaattcaattgagactttactttgattttatttagaaactttcatttgattaaataagtttttgccaataattgagactgtactttgattaacggtaatcactttaactaaaattagtcaagactttactttgattaattaagttttctatttggtaaagaaacaaaggagtaaacatgattaggcatagtaaaatataattgagactgtactttggttgaatttactatggataatctaaaaattctcactttcaattgagactgtactttgattaaaagtgaggataccaacaaatgaatttatattatacattaattgatttgtaaatcaacaacaataattaaattaataataatctctaaataaccgatgaagaatcctattttgaaaaagtagttgaattgacctattttctattactgtgtttacaatcttttatttgtgtgacattcattctttgcatatcaaaacccccatatttttattgttactagttttaatttcatttttaagaatgaaatatttgagatcaatttcgtattcgttgtgagacgatgagggttatcttaaccctaactagtttgttcactactaatttggcaatactgaagttgctaaagttaagtagtaatgatttgatcgcctaacgacaacgaTATTAGAGAGGTGTAAGCGCATGTTTATGCCGTAGGGTGGAAGAGTTAAATTGATACCATAATTTAACATAGGACTAAGGTCGGGAGGAAAAGTGATGAAATGTATGAGTTGAAGGTTGAAATAAAAGGGTAGAGACCAGGAAGGGAGAATTTCAAGATAAAGGGAAGTTGAGGCAGTCCTATCTGCATTTTCCTTGGGTAAGCTCAATTTTCGaggacaaatatttataaagtggggggaatgtaagacccgaaaaatttaaataagtaaataaagtGGGGGGGAATGtaattatgtaataaatacgggtagtggaGCCTTTGTGGCACTTAAAGTTAAGgtttatgacgtggaaaagtaatagctcaaatggttgagaataCTTAATTAgattgagaggacttgggtttgaatcATATGATGCCATTTAGgcgttattttaaatatgtaattttagtaataatatgTTTCTCGTGAAGAgggataatataattttatacttaaaGAAATTATCAAGAAACATAAATTGGTTTGATGGTTATGCATGGATttggcattggcatggttagGGGTTCAATCTTTGCtagaaccaaattaaactttctttttgccaaatttatttttggcaTGAAATTGAAGGGACAAAAGAACCCTAGCTGTGTGAGAGAAACTAAGGAGGTTGAGAAAAGAAGTGTAAAACAACCATTGAATTATAATTATGCCTAGCTTAATGGCAAATTTCGTTTTAATCATTATGGCAATTCCAACTAGGCTTGAAAGTTGGGGTAAAGGGAAATGTAGTGAGAAAGGAGGACTCTAAGGAGACATAACTCTGCTGCACCTAAAAGTGGAGATTGAGAGTGAATTGGAGAACAATTTCAGAAGATTAGAAGCAAGTTGGAAGGAGTCAAGGCTGGATTTTTGGTGCACAAAGACTTGAATAAATTCCAAGAATTAAGCAaagaaaccaggttaggggagctgaaccacgtttatttatgttttggaaTAATTACATGAATTATAGCATGATTGTGTATGCTCTTTGCCGTATATTAttttgggattttgtgtttttggaaaattcccataaaccgcctggcgggcgaCGAACTGCCACCAAACGACGCATATGGTTGTGCGTGATTTTCTGGGTTTCGAGTGGAACCGCATGGCGGCATAAATTGGACCACCAGGCGATGCTTGTTGTTCAACCCAATTCTGGGTTTTCTGGATGAAGGGCTTGGCGGTGGTGATTGACCCACTAGGCGGCGCGAGCTTTCGGTTCGATTTTAATGTTCTCGGTGTGTGGGGATGATTCTAATCAGGGAAAAAGGTTGTTCTCACTATGTGAGAATGATTACTAGTTGTATTCCATTGAATCATACGTGGTTGGTGGTTAAATTGGAAGAGAACCTCATGGACATCATGTTAGGGTTTGTGAAATTGGGAATTTAGAGATGGCTAAATTGAATGTGTAATATTAATGGAATTTCGGTGATTAAAAGTTTTAAGGGATGAATTGTGATCCTAAATTTTTGAGTGGTGAGTATTGAGTTGAAATTGAAGGAAATCGGGATGGTTGAGCTGGTCGAGATTCGCAGGCGCAAGAGAAGAGCTGCGGGATTTCCTAGAACTgtaggaaccgcctggcgataAGGGTTTTCCTGCCATGCGATACTTGTAGAAACAATAGCATCAGAGGCGTTTGGCGCCTGGcgattgtaacatccctaaggaatatttactaatttttaataaataaataggatatGAAAATAAAACCTCTTTTAATATGATACCATTTCCCGAAACACgggaaattaaaaactttaatataacttaatttatatgTTCACAACTAAAGTATTACAAATCCATCAAAATTCCACATAATAAGTTTACCTCGAAAGTCTAAATATAAAACATCCTTTCAAAACCCAGGTAGCCCCCGCACTCCGCCTCTACGCATTTCCTGacccacctgtcaaatcatctactcccggataacaagttatctgaTCATcgtcacacacacacagaaagggtgagctatgcacaatatataaaaatatacatgaaataaatatgccaccATTCCAAAAATAACATGATTAAGTATtccattattttcaaattacccaaccatgatctcatagtccttcatgagtcatatacatgcACTAGGTCTTGGGATttcactgtgctcccacgaaactaacgcattcgtggtccaaccctattaGCCTATCCtactcatagtcctgccctataGACTCCTTGTTTGTAGAAAAACGTCCAAGCCTCTCTCGCTCAGACCaaggcacgcacgcaatcaccatactatggactcctcgcccaatagcagccgacgggaacataacagttccttgcccatcgtgcgcccgacgcATGtgatcaccatactaaggactcctcgccactTAGTAGCTGACGGGAACTacacagttccatgcccatcatgcatccaaccatcaagcacatcccatacccctattggacttagtccttcaagtccaaacaccacaaacacatgcatatacttcctatacttaggaAAGAGTAGCCAAACCAACATATAAAGCACATACAAACATGGCaattcgcataaactcgcttaagccagggacCCTCACCCAAATTAAACCCTTAGCCTTGCTTAGGCTAgtccacctcgcctgagcgagcttaaaacagtgGCTTCTCCACGTTATCTTGCTTtggcgagatcctctcgcctgggcgagccatACCTTCACTCAGAACAACACACACACCTCACCTGAACGAGGATTCAATGAGAAATGCATCAATTCAACTTCAtgacctcgcttaggcgggccactctcgcctaggcgagagtgtccATGGCTCAGAACTCAAACTTCTCGTCTTGATGAGAAGTCGCGCTCAAAATGGTACAAGTTttcatcgcgacctcgcttaggcgagccattctcgcctaagcgagaacgtcTGTCGCTCAAACCCCACCCAGGTCGCCTGAGTGAGCAGCGCGAGCCAAAACCAGAAAGGAGGTTATGTaactctcgcttagacgagatgGAATCGCccgggcgagacttgcagagttTCCTCTCTGTTCACGCACACAATTCACCAAAAACAATACCAAAACACCAACCAATCATTACCAGCACAATGTAATGGCAAAAATACATCAGAATCACGCTTTATATCCAAATTTGACTACCACGACACAATTTTTAAACGTTCACAACCATTCCATACCAAAAACCCTCATTCCCAAGACATATAATGCATAAAAGGGTTTTGCAACCTATAACCATCCAACCAATTCATTATTTTGATTACACATACACGAATTCACCATAATCATATTCCAATTGAGGAGGCAATGACACAAAACCATAATTCACATCATGAAATTTACATACTCAAAatacagctcccctaacctggagtTTTTAGTCAAAAATTGAGAAGATAGAACGCTGCTCCTCAAGCCTTCTCCCAATTCCCTCTTGTGCACCCAAAATTCACCATACAAACCAATTTTCGTTGCTTCTCTCAACCAATAACCAgcactgccaaaacccttccttCTACCTAGAATGGGGCTTTTATAGGTGTCTTGTTAATGGGTTTAAATGAAAAACGAAAATACCCTTAATGAGGTGTTATACATTTCCATTTAAGGGTAATTACAGTGGTTTAATACTAGTTTTCCAACCCTTTGGCTGCTCCTCCCTCGGATTTTACCTTTGCCCTTTCAACTCCACTCCAAATTAGAACTTGCAAAAATAGAGCTTACTTTGTgcctaccaaggtttgaacccgtaaTCTTCCACTCATAAGACCAAAGCATAACCACTATGGACAACAACGATAGCTTGAGATTATCAaccaaagacgtagaacatggattacATGGTGGTTTCCATGTGTGATGAGACCAAAGGATGGAGTTCCtttaatgtgtgtgtgtgtgtgttttgttatataaattgttgcatatgtttatattgctttagctcaccctatctacgtgtgtttggcgatgatcgtgtacgtggtacacgggagcagatgatgttgcaggtggtacTGGTGGAGCGTAGAGCCGGAGCGTGGGCTAGTTGGCAAAACTTTATGGCagcattttatcatttttatgagttttaaggattttcttgtaattatttgaattacaGAACTTGGCTTTATAATGAGACTGAGTTGATAATGtattatgtttaataaatatttggattggatttggTTTTATCagtgtaataaagttttaaattcccGCGGTTTTTGGGAAACAATTTAAAGTAAatgaagtattattttttttattagtatttaaattcgtaatattcaGATAGGATGTTACATTCTACGAGAAGTTGACCTCATCAAACTTGGTGTGCACAATTTTCCCACTTCTTTTGAGGTTTAAGTATCCAAAGCTCTATCTCATTCATATATGTTGATTGTTGAAGTGAAATCATGAAATTTGTTGCCTATATGTTGTGTGTCTGAGAGCCTTGCATAAATGTTACCATGGCAAAATTTTCTTCGCATGCTTAAAAAGTGTATTTCtttgtcttaagattttttttagtctttgtCATATGCctacttgaagttttcttattttggCTTCCAAGTATTTTAATATTGCATGAACTATATGTCTTGTTTGATTTATCCTCCATGAAAATGATTTTGTcgtaaaacttgaggaactaagtttCCAAGCAACCTAAAAACACTTTCTCATCATCTTATGAAACTAGTTTTGCAAAAGGAAAATCTTTGCTACATTTTGCCGAGAGTAATCTTGCTTTTTGGtaaactaaacttgagaaatttgcTAAgggttatgctactagttttcatacttgggtgttgggtgatattggctaattagttatATTCCTTAACTTGGTTATTATCTTTCTTTGTGTATGAATGAATGGAGACTTGGTAGTGCATGTTCAAGTGCTTTCCAATAGAGTCTTTTCTTGTTTGTCTTGGTAAAAAGTTTTGTCACATGCTTTTTCTTCCCTTAGGGTTTAGCTTTCCTTGATTTGGTGCTTTTCtcgcttgtctttaggtaatctttattttgtcttagtaaatttcctttcttatttttctttgagtGTTGTGGTCAAGCCACttgattttcttttgaaaaggtTTCCAAACATTAAAACTATTTCACTctttttggtggattttgagtgtaGCTTTGCCTTATTGCTTTGGGAGTATGATCTAAACACTTAGGTTTTCGAATTAGACCATACTTGGTCTCGGGATTAGCCTACAACACAAactaacattttcttatttCGGCTTTTTGAGTTTTGTTGTAGGGAAGATGAATTTGGACTCAATTATGGAAGATGAAAGAGAAGAGGAGTAGTCCCCTCTAATGGTGACTCCCGTGGCCCAAAAATGCTACACTAGATATTAACAATTTCATCCGAGACTTGGAGATTAGTAGGAGGGAATTTATGGACCAATTGAGGGCAAATAGAGCACATAGTGATATGATCTTCCAAACTTACATTCAAAGAGTTGAACATAAAGAGGAGGAAATGAGAAGAAGGGGATCTTCATCCGAGAGTTCCTATGGtagtgaaaaaagaagaaggcaCGACCATGATGGTGGAAGAATGCATAACACACTACCAACAAGACAACCACCACCCATCAAAGTTCCCAAGTTCAAAAGAGAGCATGATCCAAACGTCTACCTTGAGTAGGAACAAAAGATagatcaaatttttaatattcatgtaATTAGTGATCAagagcaagtagatttggtagtcttagagtttgaagATTGTGCCATGACTTGGTAGCATAACCTTTGTATGGACACTTTGGACCAAGGGCCACTCGTGGCTTCTTGAATGGACATTAAAAGGTTAATGCACGCTAGATTTTTTCCTTCCTACTATGGGATCAAGAtgcttttgaagctccaaaggcttcaacacgGGTCCacgtgtgtggatgaatattataAGTTAATGAAGTCCATGCTCTTAAAGCTAGAACTCCAATTCGAAAGGGAAGAAGAAATAGTAGCAAGGTTTGTGAGTGGTCTCAAAAGAGAGATTCAAGATGTagtcactaacacaaaaaatcCTTTTAACGTCCGACATTTTCAACCTTTGACGTCTAcccaaacaccgacgtcgtatcgggtgacgtcaaaataacgTCGGAAAAATAGCAGACGTCACTTGACGTCGGTGTTTAGGGAGTCCGACGTTATCCAACGTCGGGGCTGGTAACACAGACGTCTACCACCGCTCCCTCCTCCTCGTCACGCCACCCTCCATACGCTTTCCCGCTCCCAGCCAAAACGACCGCGTTTCGCGCTCGACCTCCTCCGCCTCCACGTTCTCGACCTTGGCTGCGAGTTCCGCCTCTCCAGCGCCTGCCCCTCCACGGAATCCCTCTACGACGAGAAGCTCGTCCTGCTCTCCGCCGGAAATGACGGCTTTGCCCTCCTCACCATCCACATCTCGATTCTCAATGTGTCATTGAAGTCCTCAACTCATGTCATCCCAAACAACCTCTATTGGGCGTCAAATTTTTCGTTTGGGCTGGATTTCAATCTGGGTACAGGCACAGTGCTTACACGTACAACAAAGCttgcaaatggggatgaaaacggaaaataatcggttcaaaacgcgtaaaatcaacccataatcaAACCCTAACAAGTTTGATGGCGAAAACCTTTCGAAACTCACCTGGAGGGGGTCAGAAATGGCGTCGCCGGCGGGAACTCTCGCGGAAACGATGAACAGCGCGAGGGTTTCTGCATTTCGCGCAGAGATAAACTGAAACTTAACGTCGGGGGTGTTATGGCCGACGCTAAGTGACGTCGGGGGTGGGAGGGGCCGACGTAAAGGGACGTCTGGCGTGCGCTGGTCCGACGTCAAGGGACGTCTGTTGAGCTGGGGGCCGACGTCCTTTTTTGAGTGACGTCGGGGTATTTTTTAACAgacgttaagtaacgtctgCCCGC carries:
- the LOC114188903 gene encoding uncharacterized protein LOC114188903 codes for the protein MEVVKKEVTKLLQAGIIYPISDCTWVSLVHVVPKKSGITVVKNEKNKLILTRVLNSWRVCIDYRKSTDSSGSHNHHCEDETTPDFALHLVGEEDPTRKRTSCRQPCSYQGKRV